Proteins co-encoded in one Sulfurimonas sp. HSL1-2 genomic window:
- the hypE gene encoding hydrogenase expression/formation protein HypE, with translation MKQVQLSHGGGGEETNKLIHDLFYRHFKNDILIKAEDAAVLQTEGKIAFTTDSFTVSPLFFEGGDIGKLAVAGTVNDLAMMGAKPLYLSSAFMIEEGFPFEELERIVGSMAAELEKSGAKIVCGDTKVVPRGSVDKLFINTAGIGQIMREGISSQTIREGDVIIASRDIGRHGATVLMAREGLEVSADLGSDCETLWPAVEALIDDKISISALRDATRGGLAAVLNEWAENSGVCLEIEESAIRVSDEVQGICEMFGFEATDLANEGTFVAAVAPMHAAFAVSTLQRFGFCGEAAVIGRVTQQYPGKVVLHSAFGSRRFLDLPKGELLPRIC, from the coding sequence ATGAAACAGGTACAGCTGAGCCACGGCGGGGGCGGGGAGGAGACGAACAAGCTCATCCACGACCTGTTCTACCGCCATTTCAAAAACGACATCCTGATCAAGGCCGAGGATGCGGCGGTGCTGCAGACCGAGGGGAAGATCGCGTTTACGACGGACAGCTTCACGGTCAGCCCGCTCTTTTTCGAGGGGGGCGACATCGGGAAACTGGCGGTCGCCGGCACCGTGAACGACCTGGCGATGATGGGCGCGAAACCGCTCTACCTCAGTTCGGCGTTTATGATCGAAGAAGGCTTCCCGTTCGAGGAGCTTGAGCGTATCGTCGGGAGCATGGCCGCTGAGCTGGAGAAATCCGGGGCGAAGATCGTCTGCGGGGATACGAAGGTCGTACCGCGGGGGAGCGTTGACAAGCTCTTTATCAACACGGCGGGCATCGGCCAGATCATGCGCGAAGGGATCTCCTCGCAGACGATCCGCGAAGGCGACGTCATCATCGCGTCGCGCGATATCGGGCGCCACGGGGCGACGGTCTTGATGGCCCGCGAGGGGCTGGAGGTCAGCGCCGATCTCGGCAGCGACTGCGAAACGCTCTGGCCCGCCGTCGAGGCACTGATCGATGACAAGATCTCCATCAGTGCGCTACGCGACGCGACACGGGGCGGCCTGGCCGCCGTACTGAACGAGTGGGCGGAGAACAGCGGCGTCTGCCTGGAGATCGAGGAGTCCGCGATCAGGGTGAGCGATGAGGTGCAGGGGATCTGCGAAATGTTCGGTTTCGAGGCAACGGACCTGGCCAACGAAGGCACCTTCGTTGCCGCCGTCGCCCCGATGCACGCCGCTTTCGCCGTGAGCACGCTGCAGCGGTTCGGTTTCTGCGGCGAGGCGGCGGTCATCGGCCGCGTGACGCAGCAGTACCCGGGCAAAGTGGTACTGCACTCCGCGTTCGGCAGCCGCCGTTTCCTCGACCTGCCCAAAGGCGAACTGTTGCCGAGGATCTGTTAG
- a CDS encoding DUF695 domain-containing protein gives MQEIWENYMKPVDGRPATIAFNAEAADALPNDTLGVVSFIKLRLRSATEEGFVAESEADMIKEIEDRLEMEALRYRVGKYIGRIVTGGEVHFIYYLKFDFEWPDVVAVTMAAFPDYTYEYGSRLDPEWEVYRKLLFPTDREWQLIQNHHTCDRLKAAGDNLQIRRAIEHRAFFSKHEGRERFVERISAEGFKVQADAPPEEVSPPFGVQFYRIDAPYYYDIDAVTLQIIAWAEAFEGQYDGWETSLVKQ, from the coding sequence ATGCAGGAGATCTGGGAAAACTATATGAAACCGGTTGACGGACGCCCGGCGACCATCGCCTTCAATGCCGAAGCGGCGGATGCCCTTCCCAACGATACGCTGGGGGTTGTAAGTTTTATCAAGCTGCGGCTGCGTTCGGCGACGGAAGAGGGGTTCGTCGCCGAAAGCGAAGCGGACATGATCAAGGAGATCGAGGACCGGCTGGAGATGGAGGCCCTGCGCTACCGCGTGGGGAAGTATATCGGCCGGATCGTGACAGGGGGCGAGGTTCATTTCATCTACTATCTCAAATTCGACTTCGAGTGGCCCGACGTGGTTGCCGTCACGATGGCGGCTTTCCCGGACTACACCTATGAGTACGGCTCCCGTCTGGACCCGGAGTGGGAGGTGTACCGCAAGCTGCTCTTCCCGACGGACCGCGAGTGGCAGCTGATCCAGAACCACCATACCTGCGACCGGCTCAAAGCCGCCGGCGACAACCTGCAGATCCGGCGGGCGATCGAACACCGGGCCTTTTTTTCGAAACATGAGGGGCGCGAGCGCTTTGTCGAGCGTATCAGTGCCGAGGGCTTCAAAGTGCAGGCTGACGCTCCGCCGGAGGAGGTCAGCCCGCCGTTCGGGGTCCAGTTTTACCGCATCGACGCGCCGTATTACTACGACATCGATGCCGTAACGCTGCAGATTATTGCCTGGGCCGAAGCCTTCGAGGGGCAATATGACGGATGGGAAACCAGTCTGGTAAAACAGTAA
- a CDS encoding hydrogenase maturation protease, whose amino-acid sequence MNRIALIGSGNAFFKDEGIGLYAAKYLKENFTFEPGVDIVDGGTLGFGLMPLLQEYDEVLIVNTASDDDLPAGTVTVRDCDTFLEGSLIKKTANEVEIAEMLQICSLTGNMAETAVISIVPEDIISVEVGISAPLQAGWDRFIETITARLAAAGVVCQRRENGMTLETILENFAAPSMALGRGF is encoded by the coding sequence ATGAACCGAATTGCACTGATCGGCTCGGGGAACGCGTTTTTCAAAGATGAGGGGATCGGGCTTTATGCCGCCAAATACCTCAAAGAGAACTTTACGTTCGAACCGGGCGTCGACATCGTCGACGGCGGGACGCTGGGGTTCGGCCTGATGCCGCTGCTTCAGGAGTATGATGAGGTGCTGATCGTCAATACCGCTTCGGACGACGATCTTCCTGCCGGCACGGTCACCGTGCGTGACTGCGACACCTTCCTGGAGGGGTCGCTCATCAAAAAAACGGCCAACGAGGTGGAAATCGCGGAGATGCTGCAGATCTGTTCGCTGACGGGGAATATGGCCGAAACGGCCGTCATCAGTATCGTTCCCGAAGACATCATCTCCGTCGAGGTCGGGATTTCAGCCCCGCTGCAAGCCGGCTGGGACCGTTTTATCGAGACGATCACGGCACGTCTGGCCGCTGCTGGGGTCGTCTGCCAAAGGCGCGAAAACGGCATGACGCTGGAGACGATCCTCGAGAACTTCGCGGCACCCAGCATGGCGCTCGGACGCGGTTTCTAG
- the rsmA gene encoding 16S rRNA (adenine(1518)-N(6)/adenine(1519)-N(6))-dimethyltransferase RsmA — MNNTKIVAKKQFGQNFLKDQSVLRKIIEAMPKSDRHVAEIGPGLGDLTKFLVDVKSVDAFEVDTDLCKHLNEVFTDEITTGRLTLHCGDVLEHWKSELLDVPYELVANLPYYIATNIILKALADTKCEFLLVMVQREVAEKFSASPGEKNFGALSVIAQSVAEVSILVHVPPEAFTPPPKVDSAVLLMKKTANRASDAFEQMLKTAFAQPRKTLLKNLSTRYGKDEVLAALSSRGYPSTVRPHQISTADYHQLYTQLH, encoded by the coding sequence ATGAATAACACAAAGATTGTGGCCAAAAAACAGTTCGGCCAGAATTTTCTGAAAGATCAGAGCGTTTTGCGCAAGATCATCGAAGCGATGCCCAAGAGCGACAGACACGTCGCGGAGATCGGGCCTGGCTTAGGTGATTTAACTAAGTTTTTAGTTGATGTCAAAAGCGTCGATGCTTTTGAGGTCGATACCGATCTATGCAAGCACCTGAATGAAGTTTTCACGGATGAGATCACTACCGGTCGACTGACGCTGCACTGCGGCGACGTCCTCGAGCACTGGAAGAGTGAGCTGCTTGATGTTCCTTACGAGTTGGTGGCCAACCTGCCATACTACATCGCGACGAACATTATCCTCAAAGCCCTCGCCGATACGAAGTGCGAATTTCTGCTTGTTATGGTACAGCGTGAAGTCGCGGAGAAGTTCTCCGCTTCACCTGGAGAGAAAAACTTTGGTGCACTGAGTGTGATAGCCCAGAGCGTGGCAGAGGTCAGTATCCTCGTCCATGTCCCGCCCGAAGCGTTCACCCCGCCGCCCAAAGTCGATTCCGCCGTCCTGCTCATGAAAAAAACGGCGAATCGGGCGTCAGACGCGTTTGAACAGATGCTCAAAACCGCATTTGCCCAGCCGCGCAAGACGTTGCTCAAAAATCTCTCCACGCGCTACGGTAAAGATGAGGTCCTGGCCGCACTATCCTCTCGCGGTTATCCCTCTACCGTTCGTCCTCACCAGATCTCGACAGCAGACTATCACCAACTCTATACACAATTACATTAA
- the pyrE gene encoding orotate phosphoribosyltransferase, which translates to MDIKQIYLDADAMLEGHFKLSSGNHSQFYLQSAKVLEDPKTAMKLANALAEQIKASGVKIDTVCSPAIGGLIAGFALAQALDARYIFTERVGGEMTLRRGFDVKEGETILICEDIITTGGSAMEAAAAVEGLGAKVVAFAALANRGFCRREHSSIEAKPNCKLPGDLPFFALADFDFEMYAPEECPLCAAGSEAIKPGSRGN; encoded by the coding sequence ATGGATATCAAACAGATCTACCTCGATGCCGATGCGATGCTTGAAGGCCACTTCAAGCTCAGCTCCGGCAACCATTCGCAGTTCTACCTCCAGTCCGCCAAAGTACTCGAGGATCCGAAAACGGCCATGAAACTGGCCAATGCCCTGGCCGAGCAGATCAAGGCCAGCGGGGTGAAGATCGATACCGTCTGCTCCCCGGCGATCGGCGGCCTCATTGCCGGCTTCGCTCTGGCACAGGCCCTGGATGCCCGCTATATCTTTACCGAGCGCGTCGGCGGTGAAATGACGCTGCGCCGCGGCTTTGACGTCAAAGAGGGTGAAACCATCCTCATCTGCGAAGATATCATTACCACCGGAGGCTCTGCCATGGAAGCGGCCGCTGCCGTCGAAGGGCTCGGCGCGAAGGTCGTCGCTTTCGCCGCCCTGGCCAACCGCGGTTTCTGCCGCCGCGAGCACAGCAGTATCGAAGCAAAACCGAACTGCAAGCTCCCCGGCGACCTCCCTTTCTTCGCCCTGGCGGACTTCGACTTCGAGATGTACGCCCCCGAGGAGTGCCCGCTCTGTGCCGCCGGCAGCGAAGCGATCAAGCCGGGCTCGCGCGGGAACTGA
- a CDS encoding ribonuclease J: MSEETQAPVAEAKQNTENKPAQNRDGSQRRRSSSRSRSRSRQKPKEGEAKKEGEGQSQNRNRGGRGGNRGENRGENRGENRSENRGESRGENRGENRGKTGGGRSGGSRNRRRNAPAPTEQSLLENARQNEASQRVRINPHMNIDTEVKAKVRITPLGGLGEIGGNMMVMETDNEAILIDVGMSFPDEEMHGVDILVPDFTYVREIKDKIVGVIITHAHEDHIGAVPYLYKEMQFPLYGTALPLAMIGNKFDEHHLKEFRRYFRPIEKRVVYQIGNDFQIEWMHMTHSIIDSSSIAVTTEAGTIIHTGDFKIDHTPVDGFPADLHRLAHYGSQGVLALLSDSTNSYNSEVTPSELSVAPALDRVFSKTKGRIILSTFSSNIHRVFQAIQAGIKYGRKVCVIGRSMERNLEVAMQYEYIKLPKNIFVDADDVSRMNDKDVLIVTTGSQGEPNSALFRTAIGEHRHIKIKPNDLIILSSRAIPGNEGSISQMLNHLERAGAKVARDRDLHVSGHGGAEEQKLVLRLVQPKFFLPIHGEYNHVMRHRDTGIACGVPERNIYLMSDGECVEIAPKYMRKVKTVKSGKTYIDNQSNNLIEDDIVIDRQKMATEGMVMIIAQVSKADSHLISKPKVSSFGLVPDKQDKAFAQEMEDVLEHFLTNLKPGIIENPKAMENDLRQVVRKHIYRKMKKYPLITPTIFVM, from the coding sequence ATGTCAGAAGAAACACAAGCCCCTGTCGCAGAAGCGAAACAAAATACAGAGAACAAACCGGCACAGAACCGCGACGGCTCACAGCGCCGCCGCTCTTCCAGCCGCAGCCGCAGCCGCAGCCGCCAGAAACCCAAAGAGGGTGAAGCGAAAAAAGAGGGCGAAGGTCAGAGCCAGAACCGCAACCGCGGCGGCCGCGGCGGCAACCGCGGGGAGAACCGGGGTGAAAACCGTGGAGAGAACCGTAGCGAAAACCGCGGAGAGAGTCGTGGGGAAAACCGTGGCGAAAACCGCGGTAAAACCGGCGGCGGACGTTCCGGCGGCAGCCGCAACCGCCGCCGCAACGCTCCGGCACCGACGGAGCAGAGCCTGCTGGAAAATGCACGCCAGAACGAGGCGTCTCAGCGCGTCCGTATCAACCCGCATATGAATATCGACACGGAAGTGAAGGCGAAGGTCCGCATCACTCCGCTGGGCGGTCTCGGCGAGATCGGCGGGAACATGATGGTCATGGAAACGGATAACGAAGCGATCCTGATCGACGTGGGAATGAGCTTCCCGGACGAAGAGATGCACGGCGTCGATATTCTCGTCCCGGACTTCACCTATGTCCGCGAGATCAAAGACAAGATCGTCGGTGTCATCATTACCCACGCCCACGAAGACCACATCGGCGCGGTACCCTATCTCTATAAAGAGATGCAGTTCCCGCTCTACGGTACGGCGCTTCCGCTGGCGATGATCGGCAACAAATTCGACGAGCATCACCTCAAAGAGTTCCGCCGCTACTTCCGCCCGATTGAAAAGCGCGTCGTCTACCAGATCGGGAACGATTTCCAGATCGAGTGGATGCACATGACGCACTCCATCATCGACTCCTCTTCGATCGCGGTGACGACGGAAGCGGGAACGATCATCCATACGGGTGACTTCAAGATCGACCATACCCCTGTTGACGGTTTCCCGGCGGACCTGCACCGTCTGGCGCACTACGGCAGCCAGGGTGTTCTGGCACTGCTTTCGGATTCGACAAACTCGTACAACAGCGAGGTGACACCGAGCGAGCTCTCCGTCGCCCCGGCGCTCGACCGCGTCTTCTCCAAGACGAAGGGTCGTATCATTCTTTCGACGTTCAGTTCGAACATTCACCGCGTCTTCCAGGCGATCCAGGCGGGGATCAAGTACGGGCGCAAGGTCTGTGTCATCGGCCGCTCCATGGAGCGCAACCTCGAAGTGGCGATGCAGTACGAATACATCAAGCTGCCGAAGAACATCTTCGTGGATGCCGACGATGTCAGCCGCATGAACGACAAGGACGTTCTGATCGTCACGACAGGTTCACAGGGTGAGCCCAACTCGGCACTGTTCCGCACGGCGATCGGCGAGCACCGCCATATCAAGATCAAGCCGAACGACCTGATCATTCTCTCTTCCCGCGCGATCCCGGGGAACGAAGGTTCTATTTCGCAGATGCTCAACCACCTCGAGCGTGCCGGTGCCAAAGTCGCGCGCGACCGTGACCTCCACGTTTCCGGTCACGGCGGCGCGGAAGAGCAGAAACTGGTGCTGCGCCTGGTGCAGCCGAAGTTCTTCCTCCCGATCCACGGCGAATACAACCACGTTATGCGCCACAGAGATACGGGGATCGCCTGCGGGGTACCGGAGCGCAATATCTACCTGATGAGCGACGGCGAATGCGTCGAAATCGCACCGAAGTACATGCGCAAGGTCAAAACGGTCAAGTCCGGCAAGACCTACATCGACAACCAGAGCAACAACCTGATCGAAGACGATATCGTCATTGACCGCCAGAAGATGGCGACGGAGGGGATGGTGATGATCATCGCCCAGGTCAGCAAGGCGGATTCACACCTGATCTCCAAGCCGAAGGTCAGCAGTTTCGGCCTGGTGCCGGACAAGCAGGACAAAGCTTTCGCTCAGGAGATGGAAGACGTCCTCGAACACTTCCTCACCAACCTCAAACCGGGGATCATCGAAAACCCCAAAGCGATGGAGAACGATCTGCGCCAGGTCGTACGAAAGCATATCTATCGCAAAATGAAAAAGTACCCGCTGATTACACCGACCATCTTTGTGATGTGA
- a CDS encoding FAD/NAD(P)-binding oxidoreductase, whose amino-acid sequence MEREELFEQREDNALLTKTGMSRRDALKLMGISPVAASVLASTAPAASAEAVDVKGKIVIVGGGSGAIMALVRLHRAISDPDITIIAPNEVHLYQPGQIFMAAGLYTHEDIVKPNSDFIPDDVTWIKDEVAVFDPDNNRVTTRGGEEVAYDYLVVATGIVCHYDAIKGLTEADIGTNGISSVYLNNPEAGTAKGGEITWEWFNDLKEAAKNGKPKVIYTQPNTPIKCGGAPQKILYLSADYLKKEGLSADYAFTTSFPNLFFLKPIADALGEAQQRYDSITNYFSHHLESIDVKGKVATYVHAYDEQVYDEDLEEYETVSKSDRIEMPYDFIHIVPPMSPPDAVVNSPLAGGDGWLEVDKYTLQHPRFPNVFGIGDVCGIPMGKTGGSARHHGPVLQDNLLAVMQGKTPKEKFDGYTVCPLKTQYGEIIMAEFNYEGFAPTIPFLAPEKPRMLWWYFDVYMLKPMYWYLMLRGLM is encoded by the coding sequence ATGGAACGCGAAGAGTTGTTTGAACAGCGCGAAGACAATGCGCTGCTGACAAAAACAGGTATGAGCCGACGTGATGCGCTCAAATTGATGGGGATCTCCCCGGTAGCGGCGTCCGTACTTGCATCGACCGCACCTGCGGCCTCTGCAGAAGCCGTCGATGTGAAGGGGAAGATTGTCATCGTCGGCGGCGGATCGGGTGCGATCATGGCCCTGGTACGGCTGCACCGTGCCATTTCGGACCCGGATATCACGATTATCGCCCCCAACGAGGTCCACCTCTACCAGCCGGGACAGATCTTTATGGCTGCGGGGCTCTATACGCATGAGGATATTGTCAAGCCCAACAGCGACTTCATCCCTGACGACGTGACGTGGATCAAGGATGAAGTGGCCGTATTCGATCCGGATAACAACCGGGTAACGACCCGCGGGGGCGAAGAGGTCGCGTATGATTACCTCGTTGTCGCGACGGGTATCGTCTGCCACTACGACGCCATCAAAGGGCTCACCGAGGCGGATATCGGTACCAACGGTATCTCCAGCGTCTACCTGAACAACCCCGAAGCGGGGACTGCAAAGGGCGGGGAGATTACCTGGGAGTGGTTCAACGATCTCAAAGAGGCGGCGAAAAACGGGAAACCGAAGGTCATCTACACCCAGCCCAACACGCCGATCAAATGCGGCGGCGCACCGCAGAAGATCCTCTATCTCAGCGCCGACTACCTGAAGAAGGAGGGGCTCTCCGCCGATTACGCTTTTACGACATCGTTCCCGAACCTCTTCTTCCTGAAGCCGATCGCCGATGCGCTGGGTGAGGCGCAGCAGCGTTACGACAGTATCACCAACTACTTCAGCCACCACCTCGAATCGATCGACGTAAAGGGCAAGGTCGCCACCTATGTCCATGCGTATGACGAGCAGGTGTATGACGAGGATCTCGAAGAGTACGAGACGGTGAGCAAATCCGACCGCATCGAGATGCCGTACGACTTTATCCATATCGTACCGCCGATGAGCCCGCCGGATGCCGTCGTCAATTCCCCGCTGGCCGGCGGCGACGGCTGGCTCGAAGTGGACAAATATACGCTGCAGCATCCCCGGTTCCCGAACGTCTTCGGTATCGGTGACGTCTGCGGCATCCCGATGGGGAAAACCGGAGGTTCGGCACGCCACCACGGTCCGGTGCTGCAGGACAACCTGCTGGCGGTCATGCAGGGCAAAACGCCCAAAGAGAAGTTCGACGGCTATACGGTCTGTCCGCTCAAAACCCAGTACGGCGAAATCATTATGGCCGAGTTCAATTACGAAGGATTCGCACCGACGATCCCGTTCCTGGCGCCGGAAAAACCGCGCATGCTCTGGTGGTATTTCGACGTGTACATGCTCAAACCAATGTACTGGTACCTGATGCTGAGGGGGCTTATGTAG
- the hypA gene encoding hydrogenase maturation nickel metallochaperone HypA — MHEYSVVQALLEQVEKHAAENEAERVTKVVVKIGVMSGVEPHLLEIAFNTFKERTVCDGADFVMNIQPVTLTCRQCGSRSELEKVWYRCPECESLEVDVVDGEEMYLMSLEME, encoded by the coding sequence ATGCATGAGTATTCCGTTGTACAGGCTTTATTGGAACAGGTGGAGAAGCATGCCGCCGAGAACGAAGCGGAGCGGGTGACGAAGGTGGTCGTCAAGATCGGGGTCATGAGCGGCGTGGAGCCGCATCTGCTGGAGATTGCCTTTAATACTTTCAAAGAGCGGACCGTGTGCGACGGGGCGGACTTCGTGATGAATATACAGCCCGTCACCCTGACCTGCCGCCAATGCGGCAGCCGGAGCGAGCTGGAGAAGGTCTGGTACCGCTGCCCTGAATGCGAAAGTCTGGAAGTCGACGTCGTCGACGGCGAAGAGATGTATCTGATGAGTTTGGAAATGGAGTGA
- a CDS encoding HyaD/HybD family hydrogenase maturation endopeptidase translates to MIQPTTAVLGVGNILENDDGIAVYAAAYLDANYAFEPPVRIINGGVEGINLLDVFIEHERVLILDAIDIEDEAGSIYHIPACELTGYGLGNGGAHEVGVIQCLDMLELMGKPQPESSVLGIVPERVEVRIGLSEPLEGAFERYVESALNILQGAGIRTSRREPGRTLQEVIGAFQAPGIS, encoded by the coding sequence ATGATTCAACCTACTACCGCCGTCCTGGGGGTCGGCAACATTCTCGAAAATGACGACGGCATCGCCGTTTACGCCGCGGCCTACCTTGACGCCAACTACGCTTTCGAGCCGCCGGTGCGGATCATCAACGGCGGCGTCGAGGGGATCAATCTCCTCGACGTCTTCATCGAGCACGAGCGCGTCCTGATCCTTGATGCGATCGATATCGAGGATGAGGCGGGAAGCATCTACCATATCCCCGCCTGCGAACTGACCGGCTACGGCCTGGGCAACGGGGGGGCGCATGAAGTGGGGGTGATCCAGTGCCTCGATATGCTTGAACTGATGGGAAAACCCCAGCCCGAATCGAGTGTACTGGGGATCGTTCCCGAACGCGTGGAGGTGCGTATCGGGCTTTCAGAACCCCTCGAGGGGGCCTTTGAACGCTATGTGGAGAGCGCGCTCAACATATTACAGGGCGCGGGCATCCGGACCAGCCGGCGTGAGCCGGGGCGTACACTGCAGGAGGTTATCGGCGCCTTTCAGGCCCCGGGCATCTCCTAG
- the hypB gene encoding hydrogenase nickel incorporation protein HypB produces MCKDCGCSVTEHSHGHHHHDHDHDHDHHHDHHGHSHAHQAAHETLHHNPQLNDKKTIDVITKILDKNDHEAGHNRAHFDDHGVLAINLMSSPGSGKTTLLEQMAERAPFRFGVIEGDLETSRDAERIKAKGIPAYQIQTGSACHLDAFMVHEGLHDMPLNDLDICFIENVGNLVCPASYDVGSHLNIVLVSVPEGSDKIEKYPVMFRQADLVLITKTDLLPYFDYDIEHEKAEARKIKPGVDILEVSTKDEASVQRVIEWIEFKRRMRS; encoded by the coding sequence ATGTGCAAAGATTGCGGCTGCAGTGTGACGGAACATTCACACGGACACCATCATCATGATCACGACCACGACCACGACCACCACCATGATCATCATGGACACTCGCACGCCCATCAGGCGGCGCACGAGACGCTGCACCACAATCCGCAGCTCAATGACAAGAAGACGATCGATGTCATTACAAAGATCCTGGACAAGAATGACCACGAAGCGGGCCACAACCGTGCCCATTTCGATGACCACGGGGTGCTGGCGATCAACCTGATGAGCAGTCCCGGCAGCGGGAAAACGACTCTGCTGGAGCAGATGGCGGAGCGTGCCCCCTTCCGGTTCGGCGTCATCGAGGGGGACCTGGAGACGAGCCGCGACGCCGAGCGCATCAAGGCCAAGGGCATCCCCGCCTACCAGATCCAGACGGGCAGCGCCTGCCACCTCGATGCCTTTATGGTACACGAAGGGCTGCACGATATGCCGCTGAACGACCTGGATATCTGTTTCATCGAAAACGTCGGCAATCTTGTCTGTCCGGCCAGCTATGACGTCGGTTCGCATCTGAACATCGTGCTTGTCTCCGTCCCCGAGGGGAGCGACAAGATCGAAAAGTACCCTGTCATGTTCCGCCAGGCGGACCTCGTGCTGATCACCAAAACCGACCTGCTTCCCTATTTCGACTATGACATCGAACATGAAAAAGCGGAGGCGCGCAAGATCAAACCGGGGGTCGATATCCTGGAAGTCAGCACCAAAGACGAAGCGTCCGTGCAGCGTGTCATCGAGTGGATCGAATTCAAACGCAGGATGAGGAGCTGA
- the hypD gene encoding hydrogenase formation protein HypD, with the protein MSELKLKDLYDGFRDPATIRMLSAQIGEAAKALHEPLRIMEVCGGHTHTIMKYGLPQLLPDNIDFIHGPGCPVCIMPKERIDHAIALARMDDTILVTLGDMIRVPGSQSSLAVERAAGRDIRPLYTPMDALKIAKEHPDKRVIFFAIGFETTTPMTAALLHAAIAQKVTNLYFHINHVLVPPAIDAIMSDGRAKINAFIGPSHVSVITGAKIYAPLPEKYGTPVVVCGFEPVDVMQGILMAVRQQAEGRAELEIEYSRSVTMEGNVKAQQLIDTYLRARSHFRWRGIGDIPDSALELKPEFAHLDAEKVFAEVLPTEPIDDHKLCICGTILKGLAKPMECKVFGTACTPNTPLGSCMVSSEGACNAYYRYAGVLG; encoded by the coding sequence ATGAGCGAACTGAAACTCAAAGACCTCTACGACGGCTTCAGAGACCCCGCGACGATCCGGATGCTGTCCGCCCAGATCGGCGAGGCCGCGAAAGCGCTGCACGAACCGCTGCGGATCATGGAAGTGTGCGGGGGGCATACGCATACGATTATGAAGTACGGTCTGCCCCAGCTGCTGCCGGACAACATCGACTTTATCCACGGCCCCGGCTGCCCGGTCTGCATCATGCCCAAAGAGCGGATCGACCACGCCATTGCGCTTGCACGGATGGACGATACGATCCTCGTGACCCTGGGGGATATGATCCGCGTGCCGGGATCGCAGAGCTCCCTAGCCGTTGAACGGGCTGCGGGGCGGGATATCCGCCCGCTCTATACGCCGATGGACGCGCTTAAGATCGCGAAAGAGCATCCCGATAAGCGGGTGATCTTCTTTGCGATCGGGTTCGAGACGACGACACCGATGACGGCGGCGCTGCTGCATGCGGCGATCGCCCAGAAGGTCACGAACCTCTATTTTCATATCAACCACGTCCTCGTTCCGCCGGCGATCGATGCGATCATGAGCGACGGGCGGGCGAAGATCAACGCTTTTATCGGGCCGTCGCACGTCAGCGTCATCACCGGGGCGAAGATCTACGCCCCGTTGCCGGAAAAGTATGGCACCCCCGTCGTCGTCTGCGGTTTCGAGCCGGTCGACGTCATGCAGGGGATTTTGATGGCCGTACGGCAGCAGGCGGAAGGCCGGGCCGAACTGGAGATCGAATACTCCCGTTCGGTGACGATGGAGGGCAACGTCAAAGCCCAGCAGCTCATCGACACGTATCTGCGTGCGCGCAGCCATTTCCGCTGGCGCGGGATCGGGGATATCCCCGATAGTGCGCTGGAACTGAAACCTGAATTCGCGCATCTGGATGCGGAAAAAGTATTTGCTGAGGTGCTGCCGACGGAACCCATCGATGACCATAAACTCTGTATCTGCGGTACGATCCTCAAGGGGCTCGCCAAGCCGATGGAGTGCAAGGTCTTCGGGACGGCCTGTACGCCGAATACGCCGCTGGGCAGCTGTATGGTCAGCTCAGAGGGGGCGTGCAACGCCTACTACCGCTATGCGGGGGTGCTCGGATGA
- a CDS encoding HypC/HybG/HupF family hydrogenase formation chaperone, translated as MCLSIPSKVVSVDREKNTAVVDTMGVKREAGLDLMEEGSVNVDDYVLIHIGFVMNKIDEEDALESLKVYHEILAKMDEEERSRVVLEDDNCENRGTP; from the coding sequence ATGTGTCTCTCTATCCCTTCAAAGGTCGTTTCCGTCGACCGTGAGAAAAATACCGCCGTGGTCGATACGATGGGTGTCAAGCGCGAAGCGGGTCTGGATCTGATGGAAGAGGGCAGCGTCAACGTCGACGACTATGTCCTGATCCATATCGGATTCGTCATGAACAAGATCGATGAGGAGGATGCCCTCGAATCGCTCAAGGTCTACCACGAGATCCTGGCGAAGATGGACGAAGAGGAGCGCTCGCGTGTCGTCCTGGAGGATGACAACTGCGAGAACAGGGGTACACCATGA